In Gordonia sp. SL306, the genomic window GACGCCCGGCCGGATCGTCAGGCGGTGCGCTGCACACGGATTGCGCGTGCCGCCGATGCGGCCGCCGCGGCGATCGCGAGCACGATCATCGGCGCGACGATACCGACCGTCGGCTCGATCGTGGTCAGCAGGACGGGCAGTCCGAAGCCGAGATAGCAGGCCACGTAGAAGATCCCCGTCACCGCACCACGGCTGCGGCGGGGCGCGAACGCCTCCACATCCATGAGCCCGTCGCGCAGACACAGCCCATAGGCGAGACCCAGTACCACCGCGGTCACCGCGAAGAACACCATCGACGGGTGGCCACCCGCCACGGCCGACAGCGTGAACCCGACGGCCGCCAGGGCGGCGCCGACAACTCCCGCCATCCGCCCGACTCCGAGGCGGCGCACGACGAACTGGATGATCACCCCGGCCCCGAGACTGAGGGCAGCGGCCACGCCGGGCACCCACGGGCCGTCGTACCGGTCGCTGATGCGGTGGGCCATCACGACCACCGCGACCGTCACCGACGAGAACACCCAGAGTGCCATGGGTACCGACCAGGACAATGCCGCTCCGACTGACCTCCCGTCGGCATCGTCGACCCCGGTGAGCGGGTGGTCGTGGCGGACGGGAGTCGTCGGCGTCAGCACGAACCCGACGGCCGCCACCACGAGCGAGACGACCCCGCTGAGCGCGAACGGGACTTCGACGGGATGAGGCGCGAACTCGGCGAGGAGCCCCGTGATCACCGGGCCGATGGCGAAACCGGTCGTGAGCAGCGCGCCCGCCAGCGTGGCGCCAGATCTGCCGCGTAGGTCGGCGGCCCAGGCGGTTCCGGCGCTGATCGTCAGTCCGGCACCGAGAC contains:
- a CDS encoding MFS transporter, which translates into the protein MHTAESPVKRFALPAILAVLFATGWGANHFASMIPVLKSDEGLATAVLDGAFGIYAIGLLPGLFGGGSLSDRVGRRPVVLTGAALAGIGNLMMIGWHDQAGVLVGRLVVGLGAGLTISAGTAWAADLRGRSGATLAGALLTTGFAIGPVITGLLAEFAPHPVEVPFALSGVVSLVVAAVGFVLTPTTPVRHDHPLTGVDDADGRSVGAALSWSVPMALWVFSSVTVAVVVMAHRISDRYDGPWVPGVAAALSLGAGVIIQFVVRRLGVGRMAGVVGAALAAVGFTLSAVAGGHPSMVFFAVTAVVLGLAYGLCLRDGLMDVEAFAPRRSRGAVTGIFYVACYLGFGLPVLLTTIEPTVGIVAPMIVLAIAAAAASAARAIRVQRTA